The region TATATCACTGCATCTGTATTAGGTTCTTTATTGCCAGATATCGACCATAAAAAGAGTTTTCTTGGGTCAATTGTTCATCTACCGATCAAACATAGAACCCTTACTCATAGCTTACTATTTTTATTTATTACCAGTATTATCGTACTTCAATTTAACTTAAGTATTGCTTTAGGGCTTTTTATTGGCATTAGTAGTCATTTAATTCTAGACATGTTACCACTACGTTCAAAAGGTATCTGCTTGTTTTATCCTTCGAAAAAACGCTACAGTTTCTTTCGTATTCCAAGATAAAAGAGTAAATGAGCTTGGAATCTACTGTGCTACCACAAAATTTGTGGCATCTGAATGCTCTGCATGAAAAAGACCTGTTGCAAAATATGATACCTTAGGTTTGGTAACTTATTTTGCAACAGGTCCTTTTGCCC is a window of Lachnoclostridium phytofermentans ISDg DNA encoding:
- a CDS encoding metal-dependent hydrolase, with translation MKGKTHIIGGLAISGLLLYCNKTYHWDLPITSFDYITASVLGSLLPDIDHKKSFLGSIVHLPIKHRTLTHSLLFLFITSIIVLQFNLSIALGLFIGISSHLILDMLPLRSKGICLFYPSKKRYSFFRIPR